The following are from one region of the Methanospirillum hungatei genome:
- a CDS encoding PAS domain S-box protein — protein MTGYSYSDFISLLKNPRIWIWGAILFTLLMCIGIAGLHYQQQYDVNQAIDTLNIIGSARIDLVKGFLHYSLSKEFGTPYDASSGYALLDQAVKSFEQSITKLHNKSYLSDAEGEALVNQFSEKVEAFKNLLHQQMELPGDDQNLQIRLRVALYDLEQQADLLDLKFRESLTSHTKHWEDLIILTLGFTFLFLAGLCAAVIYSMHHADEMSSVLAYTERRYRLLAENVGDIIWKMDLPSQKFTYISPSVSVLLGYDPKDATNQSLESMLTPQSLQVFKKEYPERIRAMERGIESVRVQTHEMDLVRKDNTYFPTETVTTLITDNNGRVTGMVGVTRDISERKKAENALYESEERYRRILDSMLEGFQILDHEFQYIYLNDVAVQQSGYSRNELLKSSLPVMYPGVEHTSMFQSLKKSMQERVPQNIESEFVFPDGKRSWYNLKIQPVPEGIAILSINITDQKLYQTELEIKNQELGATFEELAASEEELRQNYEELEAQRNDLIKSEEKFRILADYTYNWEYWLSVDNRYVYVTPSVEHICGYRSDDFYQQKITIEQLIHPSDLQIYNNHVSLDEKKDKEEIIFRIITRHNQIKWIAHTCVPIFDSDGNFLGRRGTNRDITDKKLVEDELIRSYEELENRVQERTLELTEKNNELTYIQHVLEENLERLDVAEAIAHYGTWEMNMNTGHVFWSKEQYRIMGYEPDSVQPSYDMVMSRMHPEDRDRAHHEIQRIIDNQSSGTVYHRLLLPNGDVRFVHAQMKVLHDESENKIRLVGSSQDITEIVRAEDDRVKTANEIHDLYNNAPCGYHSLNSEGLIVRMNDTELSWLGYSSDEVVGKKHITDLLPSDSKKIFIANFHDFIKKGELSGIEIEMIRQDGTTFPVRVNASAIYDKTGSFVMSRSIVVDITEQKQFDEQLSRSLKEKETLLKEIHHRVKNNMQVISSLLFMQARALKDPEMIEIFNESQNRIKSLALIHEKLYQSDDLDRIDYGDYIKKIIDYLFQSYKATSHNISVKLDISEIYLHIDKAMPCSLIINEMISNSLKHAFPDGQKGEITIEMFFDSDMYHLNYSDNGIGLPDGFILERSSSLGMQLIKGLIGQLGGKMEIIRNCGTGYRVKFP, from the coding sequence ATGACTGGTTATTCATATTCTGATTTTATTTCGCTGCTTAAAAATCCCCGTATCTGGATTTGGGGTGCAATATTGTTCACACTCCTGATGTGCATAGGAATTGCAGGGCTTCATTATCAACAACAATATGATGTGAATCAAGCGATTGATACCCTTAACATCATTGGATCAGCACGCATCGATTTAGTAAAGGGATTTTTACATTATTCGCTTTCAAAAGAGTTTGGTACTCCGTATGATGCATCTTCCGGGTATGCTCTTCTTGATCAGGCTGTTAAGTCTTTTGAACAGTCAATTACAAAGTTGCATAATAAAAGTTATCTCTCTGATGCGGAGGGAGAAGCTCTTGTAAATCAGTTCAGTGAAAAGGTAGAGGCATTTAAAAATCTTTTACATCAACAGATGGAATTACCTGGAGATGATCAAAATCTACAGATCCGATTGAGAGTCGCTTTATACGATCTTGAACAGCAGGCTGATCTTCTTGACCTGAAATTTAGGGAATCTTTAACATCCCATACAAAACATTGGGAAGATCTCATAATTTTGACGCTTGGTTTTACGTTTCTTTTTCTTGCAGGGTTATGTGCTGCTGTAATCTACTCGATGCACCATGCTGATGAGATGTCTTCTGTTCTTGCATATACCGAACGACGATATCGGCTGCTTGCGGAAAATGTTGGAGACATCATCTGGAAGATGGACCTTCCGTCGCAAAAATTCACATATATCAGTCCGTCAGTTTCTGTACTCCTGGGATATGATCCGAAAGATGCCACAAACCAGTCACTTGAATCAATGCTTACTCCACAATCACTTCAGGTATTCAAAAAAGAGTATCCTGAGAGAATTCGTGCTATGGAAAGGGGTATTGAATCAGTCCGGGTTCAGACTCATGAGATGGATCTCGTACGCAAAGATAATACATACTTCCCAACAGAAACGGTGACAACTCTCATCACGGATAATAATGGCCGTGTTACTGGAATGGTTGGTGTAACGAGGGATATCAGTGAACGGAAAAAAGCAGAAAATGCACTCTATGAGAGTGAAGAGCGATATCGTCGGATTCTTGACTCCATGTTGGAAGGTTTTCAAATACTTGATCATGAGTTCCAATATATTTATTTGAATGATGTTGCCGTGCAGCAGAGTGGATATTCAAGGAATGAGCTGCTGAAGAGTTCATTGCCCGTGATGTATCCTGGCGTAGAACACACCAGTATGTTTCAATCGCTGAAAAAATCAATGCAAGAGAGAGTTCCCCAGAACATCGAGAGTGAGTTTGTCTTTCCTGATGGGAAACGTTCATGGTATAATTTGAAAATTCAACCTGTTCCTGAAGGGATTGCGATTCTCTCAATCAATATTACTGATCAAAAGTTATATCAGACAGAACTTGAAATCAAAAATCAGGAGCTTGGAGCAACATTTGAAGAACTTGCAGCATCAGAAGAAGAGCTCAGGCAGAATTATGAAGAACTTGAAGCCCAACGGAACGATCTTATAAAAAGCGAAGAAAAATTCCGAATACTTGCAGATTATACCTATAACTGGGAATACTGGCTTTCAGTTGATAATAGATATGTATATGTCACCCCTTCTGTCGAGCATATCTGCGGGTACCGTTCTGATGATTTCTATCAGCAAAAAATTACCATAGAACAGTTGATTCATCCGTCAGATCTTCAGATCTATAATAACCATGTCTCCCTGGATGAGAAAAAAGATAAAGAAGAGATTATCTTCAGGATTATCACCCGTCATAACCAGATAAAATGGATAGCTCATACCTGTGTCCCTATTTTTGATTCAGACGGGAATTTTCTAGGAAGAAGAGGAACAAACCGTGATATAACCGATAAAAAACTGGTTGAAGATGAACTTATTCGATCATATGAAGAGCTTGAGAATCGTGTTCAGGAACGGACTCTGGAATTAACCGAAAAAAATAACGAACTCACGTACATCCAGCATGTTCTTGAAGAAAACCTGGAACGACTTGATGTTGCCGAGGCTATCGCTCATTATGGAACCTGGGAGATGAATATGAATACCGGACATGTATTCTGGTCCAAAGAACAGTATAGAATAATGGGCTATGAGCCGGATTCAGTTCAGCCGTCGTATGATATGGTCATGAGCAGAATGCATCCTGAGGATCGTGACCGAGCCCATCATGAAATTCAAAGAATCATTGACAATCAGTCATCCGGAACAGTGTATCACCGGCTGCTTCTCCCCAATGGAGATGTCAGATTTGTTCATGCCCAGATGAAAGTATTACATGATGAAAGTGAAAATAAAATCCGATTGGTCGGATCTTCCCAGGATATTACTGAAATAGTCCGTGCTGAGGATGACCGGGTGAAAACTGCAAATGAGATTCATGATCTGTATAATAATGCTCCATGTGGATACCATTCTCTGAATTCTGAGGGATTGATTGTCAGGATGAATGACACAGAACTCTCCTGGCTTGGATATTCATCTGATGAAGTGGTAGGCAAAAAACATATCACAGATCTTCTTCCTTCTGACAGTAAGAAAATTTTCATCGCCAATTTTCATGATTTCATTAAAAAAGGAGAGTTGTCTGGGATTGAAATCGAGATGATACGACAAGATGGGACAACCTTCCCGGTCCGGGTTAATGCTTCAGCTATCTATGACAAAACTGGATCCTTTGTAATGTCCCGATCAATCGTAGTAGACATAACCGAACAAAAACAGTTTGATGAGCAGTTGTCACGATCACTGAAAGAAAAAGAAACATTGCTTAAGGAAATTCATCATCGTGTCAAAAATAATATGCAGGTTATATCCAGCCTTCTTTTTATGCAAGCAAGAGCCCTGAAAGATCCGGAAATGATAGAAATTTTTAACGAAAGTCAGAACCGGATCAAATCTTTAGCCCTTATCCATGAAAAATTGTACCAGTCTGATGATTTAGACCGGATAGATTATGGTGATTACATCAAAAAGATCATTGATTACCTGTTCCAATCTTATAAGGCAACTTCTCATAATATCTCGGTGAAATTAGACATTTCAGAGATCTATTTGCATATTGATAAGGCCATGCCATGCAGCCTGATCATCAATGAGATGATCTCCAACTCTTTAAAACATGCATTTCCAGATGGACAAAAAGGAGAAATAACAATAGAAATGTTCTTTGATTCAGATATGTATCACCTGAATTATTCAGATAATGGAATTGGCCTTCCGGATGGTTTTATCCTGGAGAGAAGTTCATCTCTGGGAATGCAGCTTATTAAAGGTCTTATCGGACAACTTGGGGGGAAGATGGAGATTATCAGGAATTGCGGGACCGGGTATCGAGTTAAATTCCCATAA
- a CDS encoding transporter substrate-binding domain-containing protein yields the protein MNQRYVIPIILLIFAGIFLSFSYFHPHFDSSLTRCIDQGYIIIGYSIEPPYAYIDNSEITGESPEVAREIVRRLGISNITWRQTEFGSLISELEAGKIDVIASGMFITEARKEQIAFSLPSIHVLQGLLVKKGNPHNIHSYRQAFQNKDVSIAVLSGSVEELIFRELGMSEDRLIHVPDAISGLASVETGKIDGFALSSPPIRWIEKHNPSRMVEQAYPFDQTDISKSIISGNGAFGFRKSDKKLLDAWNDQMILYIGSEEHQELVRRFGIMKEELPDYHTQQNCSEKTLL from the coding sequence ATGAACCAAAGGTATGTAATACCAATTATTTTGCTCATTTTTGCAGGTATTTTTTTATCATTTTCATACTTTCATCCACATTTTGATTCTTCGCTTACTCGGTGTATTGACCAGGGTTATATCATCATTGGCTATTCCATCGAACCTCCATATGCGTATATTGATAATAGTGAAATAACTGGAGAATCTCCTGAAGTCGCACGGGAAATTGTTCGTCGATTAGGCATTTCAAATATTACCTGGCGTCAGACAGAATTTGGATCCCTGATATCTGAATTAGAAGCTGGGAAGATTGATGTTATTGCCTCAGGTATGTTTATTACTGAGGCTCGTAAAGAACAGATTGCATTTTCCCTGCCTTCTATTCATGTTTTGCAGGGATTACTAGTAAAAAAGGGAAATCCTCATAATATTCATTCATATCGACAGGCGTTTCAAAATAAGGATGTCAGTATTGCTGTTCTTTCAGGCTCTGTGGAAGAATTAATTTTCAGGGAACTTGGAATGTCTGAAGATAGACTGATTCATGTTCCCGACGCGATTTCTGGACTGGCAAGTGTTGAAACCGGAAAAATTGATGGATTTGCACTATCTTCACCTCCGATTCGATGGATTGAAAAACACAATCCCTCTCGTATGGTAGAACAAGCATACCCGTTTGATCAAACCGATATCTCAAAGAGCATCATCTCCGGAAATGGAGCCTTCGGGTTTCGAAAATCTGATAAAAAATTATTGGATGCCTGGAACGACCAGATGATCTTATATATTGGGAGTGAGGAACATCAGGAACTTGTAAGGCGGTTTGGAATTATGAAAGAAGAATTGCCAGACTATCATACACAGCAAAATTGCAGTGAGAAAACATTATTATGA
- a CDS encoding response regulator, with the protein MMDKVKILVVEDEFVTGLEIRARLEDLGYEVLDILDTGEEAVEKAGVMHPDIMIMDITLKGVMTGIEAADLIRRQYRIPIIYLTAHSDEATVQKAVHSEPFGYLIKPLEERALHTTIRMALYKHEMDKALIESERRYRAIAELAEDSIFVLDNNHNILFLNTHAKKFFGQEQDLVSPVPIGSFIPASLLDTLQEQIKTVFEFGNSLRVTHNFTYHDEEIWLDSTIVPVTTPDGVIQVIGQLHDISMMIRIEKEVEKKGLVQIEHNMEQFQILNDRIRNPLAIIMSLASMFETKEGDEIIEQVKRIDNLVTQLDQGWIQSDAVRNFLLKHYGHGKIAE; encoded by the coding sequence ATGATGGACAAAGTTAAAATTCTGGTTGTTGAGGATGAGTTTGTTACAGGACTTGAGATACGTGCACGTCTTGAAGATCTGGGATACGAAGTTCTCGATATCTTGGATACCGGTGAAGAGGCGGTGGAAAAAGCAGGGGTAATGCATCCTGATATCATGATCATGGATATTACCCTGAAAGGTGTGATGACCGGGATTGAAGCGGCAGATCTTATCCGAAGGCAGTATCGTATTCCAATCATTTACCTAACCGCTCATTCTGATGAAGCAACAGTGCAAAAGGCTGTTCATTCAGAACCATTTGGATACCTCATCAAACCACTGGAAGAACGGGCATTACATACAACTATCCGGATGGCTCTTTATAAACATGAGATGGATAAAGCTCTGATTGAGAGTGAAAGAAGGTACAGAGCCATTGCAGAATTAGCTGAAGATTCGATATTCGTTTTAGATAATAATCACAATATCCTTTTTTTAAATACCCATGCAAAGAAATTTTTCGGTCAGGAGCAAGATCTTGTATCTCCTGTACCCATTGGTTCATTTATTCCGGCCAGTCTCCTTGATACTCTGCAGGAACAGATAAAAACAGTCTTTGAATTTGGAAATTCTCTTCGTGTCACACATAATTTTACTTATCATGATGAGGAAATCTGGCTAGATTCTACAATAGTTCCAGTTACTACCCCGGATGGAGTTATCCAGGTGATTGGTCAGCTTCATGATATATCCATGATGATCCGGATAGAAAAAGAGGTAGAGAAAAAAGGACTTGTTCAGATAGAACACAATATGGAACAGTTCCAGATCTTAAATGACCGTATCCGGAATCCTCTGGCAATTATCATGTCACTTGCATCTATGTTCGAAACAAAAGAGGGTGATGAAATTATCGAACAGGTCAAACGGATTGACAATCTTGTAACCCAGTTAGATCAGGGATGGATCCAATCTGATGCGGTTCGGAACTTTTTGCTCAAGCACTATGGGCATGGAAAAATTGCCGAGTAA
- a CDS encoding PAS domain S-box protein, giving the protein MFFGISYGNVSPFWIPAGIAVSAILFSRIYLLPGVFFGTVFSVATTGVTLPVAISLGIGNFLAISVFCLSFQHLIKEKMFLSSPGLIFKFCIISAGSSLIAAGIGVSSLILSGYVQVPDILINSLTWWLGDVAGMLIIAPVIFTWSTLTKASLATYIRIEHVFFYFLLIIGSMLIFSYSTPYVFLIFVIYAAFRFSARHGTLTVLIGDLIAIWSVYFSQSVFFGSSVHDTLFSIQSFITITSITGLFLISALHERKKVMNELQAAKRELEDRVANQSLTIRERETRFSELVNAMRSGVVVYRPTHDETDFIIEEVNPAVEKIEGLKREDIVGRSVKDVFPGVENFGLFQVFQEVSKTGITKHFPVSYYVDNRHSGWRDNFVFKLPGGEIVAVYEDVTEEKEVKKELVYAKNWLEFTQTVAKIGLWTWDIQSDTLTWSDEFFVMFGLPPGTIPSFDSWLKTIHPDDRDAAYERTLRSVSEKKELWNEYRIILPSGEIRWIAAAGRTEYDHYGVGIGMSGVCIDITSRKDIENALRESEERYRMLVDNVPDIILVHRNGVLLYVNPAAASMMGYTIQELYDTLLIFHVSPEYHGILIDAIKRRMDSQDIEPYELEILSKSGERKRVVVRGCTIQYQGEPASLNVLTDITERKIIEDQLRDFNEKLEIEVKNRTEELQTSLAEKEVLLKEIHHRVKNNMQVISSLLFMQARNAEQKEVRDILLESQNRIKSIALVHEKLYQSKDFDRIDYPDYLIRITKQIAESYKAGQNQVRIIVNNDTVYLSIDKAVPCSLIVSELVSNSLKYAFPDNRPGEIQIDFSLLENEYELIYTDNGIGIPESIEPGKTKTLGLELIQGLVHQLNGTMTLDRSNGTKYTLRFSA; this is encoded by the coding sequence ATGTTTTTTGGGATCAGTTATGGAAATGTGTCCCCCTTCTGGATTCCTGCTGGAATTGCGGTATCTGCCATATTATTTTCCAGAATTTATCTGCTTCCCGGTGTTTTTTTTGGAACAGTATTCTCGGTCGCAACAACCGGGGTCACTCTTCCTGTCGCAATATCTTTGGGCATTGGAAATTTCTTGGCAATTTCTGTTTTTTGTTTATCATTTCAACATTTGATTAAAGAAAAAATGTTCCTAAGCTCACCAGGACTTATTTTTAAGTTTTGTATCATAAGTGCAGGTTCGTCTCTCATTGCTGCAGGAATTGGAGTTAGTTCACTTATTCTATCCGGATATGTTCAGGTTCCTGACATACTGATAAACAGCCTTACCTGGTGGCTTGGGGATGTTGCAGGAATGTTGATAATTGCCCCGGTAATCTTTACCTGGTCAACACTGACGAAAGCATCTCTTGCAACATATATTAGGATTGAGCATGTATTCTTTTATTTTCTGCTTATCATCGGAAGCATGCTCATATTTTCTTATAGCACTCCCTATGTGTTTTTAATCTTTGTAATATATGCTGCTTTTCGGTTTTCTGCCCGTCATGGAACACTTACGGTTCTCATTGGAGATCTGATCGCAATATGGTCGGTATATTTCAGTCAGAGTGTTTTTTTTGGATCTTCTGTTCATGATACCCTCTTCTCTATTCAGTCTTTTATAACCATTACGTCTATTACCGGCCTTTTTCTGATATCTGCATTACATGAACGAAAAAAGGTGATGAATGAACTTCAGGCTGCCAAACGCGAACTTGAGGATCGGGTAGCAAATCAAAGTCTTACGATACGAGAACGTGAAACCAGGTTTTCAGAACTTGTTAATGCAATGCGTTCCGGTGTTGTAGTCTATCGGCCAACTCATGATGAGACAGATTTTATTATAGAGGAAGTAAACCCGGCCGTTGAAAAGATTGAAGGGCTTAAAAGAGAGGATATTGTTGGCCGTTCTGTCAAAGATGTCTTTCCAGGTGTTGAAAATTTTGGACTTTTTCAGGTCTTCCAGGAAGTCAGTAAAACCGGGATAACGAAACATTTCCCGGTCTCTTACTATGTGGATAACCGTCACTCTGGCTGGCGGGATAATTTTGTATTCAAGTTACCTGGTGGTGAAATCGTTGCTGTTTATGAGGACGTCACAGAAGAAAAAGAGGTAAAAAAAGAACTTGTATATGCGAAAAACTGGCTTGAGTTCACCCAGACCGTCGCAAAGATAGGGCTGTGGACATGGGATATACAATCTGATACACTTACCTGGTCAGATGAGTTTTTCGTGATGTTTGGCCTTCCCCCCGGGACCATCCCTTCATTTGACTCCTGGCTGAAAACAATCCATCCTGACGATAGGGATGCTGCATACGAGAGAACTCTCAGGTCTGTGAGCGAGAAAAAAGAACTCTGGAATGAATATCGAATTATTCTCCCATCCGGAGAGATTCGATGGATAGCAGCAGCAGGAAGAACTGAATATGATCACTATGGTGTCGGAATCGGGATGTCTGGGGTATGCATCGACATTACCAGCCGAAAAGATATAGAAAATGCACTCCGGGAGAGTGAAGAACGGTACAGGATGCTGGTTGATAATGTTCCTGATATAATTCTTGTTCATCGGAATGGAGTGCTTTTATATGTTAATCCAGCGGCTGCTTCCATGATGGGATACACAATCCAGGAACTGTATGATACCTTGCTTATCTTTCATGTCTCTCCTGAATATCACGGAATACTCATTGATGCAATAAAGCGCAGGATGGATAGTCAGGATATTGAACCATATGAGTTAGAAATTTTATCAAAAAGTGGAGAAAGAAAACGGGTTGTTGTCAGAGGGTGCACTATCCAGTATCAGGGGGAACCTGCATCACTCAATGTCCTTACTGATATAACTGAACGAAAGATTATCGAGGATCAACTTCGAGATTTTAATGAAAAACTTGAAATAGAAGTGAAAAACCGGACTGAAGAACTTCAGACCTCTCTTGCAGAAAAGGAAGTGCTGCTTAAAGAAATTCACCATCGAGTAAAAAATAACATGCAGGTTATTTCCAGTCTTTTGTTTATGCAGGCAAGAAATGCAGAGCAAAAGGAGGTCCGGGATATACTTCTTGAAAGTCAGAATCGGATTAAATCTATTGCCCTTGTTCATGAAAAGTTATATCAGTCAAAAGATTTTGATAGAATTGATTATCCTGATTATTTGATTCGAATTACAAAGCAAATCGCCGAATCGTACAAGGCCGGACAAAACCAGGTTAGGATCATAGTAAATAATGACACGGTTTATCTCTCAATTGACAAGGCTGTTCCCTGTAGTTTAATCGTAAGTGAATTGGTTTCAAATTCTCTCAAGTATGCTTTTCCTGATAACAGACCTGGAGAGATTCAAATTGATTTCTCTCTTTTGGAAAATGAATATGAACTGATCTATACGGATAATGGGATTGGAATTCCTGAATCTATTGAGCCGGGTAAAACAAAAACACTGGGACTTGAACTCATACAAGGTCTTGTTCATCAGTTAAATGGAACAATGACATTAGATAGGTCGAATGGAACAAAATATACTCTTCGGTTTTCTGCATAA
- a CDS encoding AAA family ATPase, with product MERRIPYGICNYQEAILKKAYLIDKTSYIQKLETIQNPVFLRPRRFGKSLFCSMLQYYYDRSYVDSFEEIFGESWIGTYPTSSHNQYIVLSLDFSVIHISDLVSDIEEEFEVYCNNCLKMLKLQYSDLLETLPDIHPDISPSTNLALMLQYLKATGISQLYVIIDEYDNFANQCITSYQDLLYEELTAEDSFLRTFFKVLKQGRQNGAIAQIFITGVFPITIDDLSSGYNIGTFLTLDPEFEHMIGFTQKEVNNLLDCIYNDYGFDISTKPMVLDVIKSQYDGYHIVRTDGQALYNPTMVMFFLRLFCSSGNIPNQLTDLNLRTDLGWIKRITSMRSDDTEVFIRDLTLQDSISFDEEYLVTKFNLLQFFQKGYYPISFFYLGLLTRKDEFSLTIPNLNVRKIITEYLNELYHIDVSTRYEEMMRKFVSHPDLPKLFADYWELYVSQLPEVLFMQVGENFYRATFYELCSRYLSKWFTWNIERSYPKGRSDLEFVGKYNEKFAHIRIIIEFKYLSNAEFRKHYDKLENFSLQEEDKNQLAGYVEGLIKENPELQIEQYVIYCFGNIGFRVFDLKN from the coding sequence ATGGAACGAAGGATTCCGTATGGTATATGTAATTATCAGGAAGCTATTCTGAAAAAGGCATATCTGATTGATAAGACATCATATATTCAAAAATTAGAGACGATTCAAAATCCGGTATTCCTTCGGCCAAGGAGATTTGGTAAATCGCTTTTCTGCTCCATGCTTCAGTATTATTATGACCGTTCATATGTGGATTCGTTTGAGGAAATTTTTGGAGAGTCTTGGATTGGTACGTACCCAACTTCATCTCATAATCAATATATTGTTCTGAGCCTTGATTTCTCTGTTATTCATATATCTGATCTGGTATCAGACATAGAAGAAGAATTTGAAGTATATTGTAATAATTGTTTGAAAATGCTAAAATTACAATATTCTGATCTTCTTGAAACATTGCCGGATATTCACCCAGATATATCACCATCAACGAATCTTGCCCTTATGCTTCAGTATTTAAAAGCCACTGGAATTTCTCAATTGTATGTGATAATTGATGAATATGACAATTTTGCGAATCAGTGCATTACTAGTTATCAGGATTTATTGTATGAAGAATTGACTGCAGAGGATAGTTTTCTTCGGACTTTTTTCAAAGTTTTAAAACAAGGAAGACAAAACGGTGCAATTGCACAGATTTTTATAACTGGGGTATTTCCCATAACCATTGATGATTTGTCATCCGGATACAATATTGGAACATTTCTGACACTTGATCCTGAATTTGAGCACATGATTGGGTTCACTCAAAAAGAGGTGAACAATCTACTTGATTGTATCTATAATGATTATGGTTTTGATATTTCAACAAAGCCGATGGTTTTGGATGTGATTAAAAGTCAGTATGATGGATATCACATAGTCAGAACAGATGGTCAGGCTTTGTATAACCCCACAATGGTGATGTTTTTCCTCAGACTGTTTTGCTCCTCGGGAAATATTCCAAACCAACTCACCGATTTGAATCTCCGAACTGATCTTGGTTGGATTAAAAGGATTACCAGTATGCGATCTGATGATACTGAAGTTTTTATCCGCGATTTGACTCTCCAAGACAGTATATCATTTGATGAAGAGTACCTGGTTACAAAATTTAATCTGTTACAGTTCTTTCAGAAAGGATATTATCCCATTTCTTTTTTTTACCTGGGCCTTCTCACTAGAAAAGATGAGTTTTCACTCACCATCCCTAACCTGAATGTCAGAAAAATTATCACCGAATATTTAAACGAACTGTATCACATTGATGTGTCAACCAGATATGAAGAGATGATGAGAAAGTTTGTTTCTCATCCGGATCTTCCAAAACTTTTTGCTGATTACTGGGAGTTGTATGTCTCACAACTACCTGAAGTTCTATTTATGCAGGTTGGGGAGAATTTCTATAGGGCTACTTTTTATGAACTCTGCAGCAGGTATTTGTCAAAGTGGTTTACCTGGAACATTGAAAGGTCTTATCCGAAAGGAAGATCTGATCTTGAGTTTGTTGGGAAATATAATGAAAAATTTGCTCATATCAGGATCATTATTGAATTTAAATATTTATCAAATGCAGAGTTCAGGAAACATTATGATAAATTGGAGAATTTTTCCCTTCAGGAAGAAGATAAGAATCAATTAGCAGGATATGTCGAGGGTTTAATAAAAGAAAATCCGGAATTACAGATAGAACAATATGTCATATATTGTTTTGGAAATATTGGATTTCGGGTATTTGATCTGAAAAATTGA